A stretch of the Thermofilum adornatum genome encodes the following:
- a CDS encoding zinc ribbon domain-containing protein, with product MPLKIPARNSKQNPREPNPAKIRPELSPEKLREEAKIYLYISLGVTGSVLISGILVYLFLGQNILFLLASIGAEIPVALVSTYLVIDRTVRAYTLKLKQVYEVLYKTPTKETIIQQPQAPLQAAPLVQPSPVVVRPPPTTPQRKYEAPPVEQPLIEQPRRAPMQPVRQEPVQVVVPVEPKQEQILEAGQDSIKRCPHCGRELPYGDLHIICPYCGKYLR from the coding sequence AGAACCAAATCCAGCTAAGATCAGACCAGAGTTGTCACCAGAGAAACTACGTGAAGAAGCAAAAATATATCTCTATATTTCCCTAGGCGTGACTGGCTCTGTACTGATTTCTGGAATACTTGTATACTTGTTTCTAGGACAGAACATACTTTTTCTCCTAGCTTCAATCGGCGCCGAGATTCCCGTTGCTCTTGTCTCCACCTATCTAGTAATTGACAGAACAGTCAGGGCATACACCTTAAAACTCAAGCAAGTCTATGAAGTCCTCTACAAGACGCCCACCAAAGAAACAATTATCCAGCAGCCGCAGGCACCCCTCCAGGCCGCTCCACTAGTTCAGCCGTCTCCAGTAGTAGTGCGGCCTCCTCCCACTACACCGCAAAGAAAATACGAGGCACCACCAGTTGAACAACCACTCATTGAACAGCCTAGACGGGCACCTATGCAACCCGTGAGACAGGAACCGGTTCAGGTTGTGGTTCCAGTGGAGCCTAAACAAGAACAAATTCTCGAAGCTGGTCAAGACAGTATAAAACGTTGCCCCCACTGTGGACGCGAGTTGCCCTATGGCGACCTCCACATTATATGCCCATACTGTGGAAAATATCTCCGATGA